CTCCTTGGCCAGTGCCTCGCGCAGGGCGCGCGAGTCCGGGTCTGGGTAGAGGCGCAGATGATCGACCGAGTAATCGCGCAGCACCTGCTCGACGCCCGGCGCCGGCGGATAGGGGTTCTCGTTGGTGTTCAGCTTGATCAGGCGCTCGCGCGGCTGTTCACCCGGGGTATAGGGCGTCAGTTCGCTGACGCCGGGGCTCCAGAACTTGCTCATGGGCACTCGCATTCAAGGTGGGGATGGGACTTTGGTCATGGTGACGCGCCTGACGGCCCTTCGCAAGCGGCGGCCATGCTAGTGTTGCAAGGCTAATTCAGGAGCTCACGATGATTGCGCAGATTCTTGCCACCCTGTTGCCGGTCTTTCTGATCGCCGGCTGCGGCACCCTCTATGGACGTTATCGCAGTCCCGACATCCGCGGCCTCAATACCCTCAACATGGAACTGTTCGTGCCCATGCTGGTGTTCGCCGTGCTGGCCGACCAGCAGGCACCGCTTCAGGACTATGCGGCCCTGGCCCTGGCGGCTGCGGTGGTGGTCCTGGGTTCAGGCCTGGTGCTATGGCCACTGGCGCGCTGGCTAAGGCTCGATCTGAAGACCTTCCTGCCGCCGATGATGTTCAACAACTCGGGCAACATGGGCATTCCACTGATCGTGCTGGCCTTCGGCGATCAGGCCCTGCCCGCCGCCGTGGTGCTGTTCATCGTCGAGATGCTTTTGCACTTCTCGGTGGGGCTCTACATGCTCAGCCCGCATACACCGCTGTGGCGGCTGCTGCGCATGCCCATCGTGCTGGCGAGTCTCGCCGGCCTGGCCTTCAATCTCGGTGGGATTCCCCTGCCGGGCTGGTTGCTTGAAGCGCTCGATATGCTCGGCGGCGTCTGCATTCCGCTGATGCTGTTCGCTCTTGGCGTGCGCATGCTCGATATCGACTTCAGCGACTGGAAGACCGGCGTATTGGGTGCCGTGCTGTGCCCGCTCAGCGGTCTGGTGCTGGCAGCACCGATGATCGTCTGGCTAGACCTGTCCGGCCTGCAGGCGGCGAGCCTGTGGGTGTTTGCCGCGCTGCCTCCGGCGGTGCTCAACTACCTGGTGGCCGAGCAGTATCGCCAGGAGCCCCACAAGGTCGCCTCTCTGGTGCTGATCGGCAATCTGGGCAGTCTGGTCGTGATGCCGCTCGTGCTCGGGCTGGTGTTCAGCTATCAGCTGGTCACCCCGGCAGGTGCGGGCTAGGTCGGGTCAGCGCTCCAGACGAGTGAGCTGCCGCTCCAGCTTGCTCATGGTATTCAGCAGGTCGCGATACTCTCCTGAAGAGAGCGTCGCCAATAGCTCGGTCTCCCAGGCCCGCGCCTGGGGAATCAGTTCGCTGAGCAACGCCTCGCCCTCCTGGGTCAGGTGCAGATAGTGCACCCGCTGGTCCTGCGCCGATTGAGTCCGGCGGATCAGCGCCCGACTTTCCAGTGCCTGAATGGCCCGCGACACCTTGGCCTTGTCCATGCGGGTATGCTCACCGATCTGCTTGGCGGTGAGCTCCTCGCGATGGCTGAGCCAGGCAAGCACCCGCCATTCGGCGATGGTGATGCCGAATCGCTCACCGTAGATCCTCGACAGCGCCTGACTGATGCGATCCGCCAGACTGTTCAGCCGGTAGGGCAGGAACTGCCCGAGGTCGAGCTCGGGTCGCTCATCGCGTGGCGCACTATCGTCGCTAACAGAGCCGTCGCTAACAGAGTCGTCGGTAACAGAACCGTCGCTAGCAGAGCTGTCAGGCGTAGAGTCGGGGAGCTTAGGGTTATGAGAGCGAGAGGGCATGGCCTGTCTCCTGATGTTCGCTGACGAATGCGTGTGAAAGCAGGGCGTGCGGTTGCATGCAAAAGCTGCCTTACGACCCGGTTCGGCCATTATGCGTCAGCCGGCGGCAAGGCAGAACGGATCATCTGCAACGATCTGGCGTTGTCTGCGTGAACCTCAGATAACCTGATCCCATAAGACCTTGGTGGATATTGAGTGGATGGTCTGGCTGTGCTTTCATTTGAGCATATAGTTTCATATGAAACCAATTGTCCGGTTGTCGGGGCCAAGATGTCCCGTATGGCGACAGCCATCACACGATCACCATGAGGCCAGGAGCATGTCTGCGTCATCGAACGAGCTTTCCTATCAGAGCGGTTTTCGTAACCACTTCGCCAGCGAGGCACTGCCGGATGCGCTGCCAAAGGGGCAGAACTCGCCCCAGCGCTGTCCCTATGGGCTCTATGCCGAGCAGTTGACCGGCTCGGCCTTTACCTCGCCGCGCCATCAGAACCTGAGAAGCTGGCTGTATCGCATCCGCCCCTCGGTGGCGCAGAGCGGCTATCGTCGGTTACCGGAAGGGCGGGTTGCCACCGCGCCCCTGGCCGGGCAGGCCGATCCCAACCAGATGCGCTGGGACCCGATGCCGCTGCCCGAAGTGCCCACCGACTTCATCGATGGCCTCGAGACCCTCGCCGCCAACGGCGATGCCGCGGCCCAGGTCGGCTGCGGCGTGCATCTTTATGCCTGCAACCGTGACATGACCGAGCGCTTCTTCTACGACGCCGACGGCGAGCTGCTGATCGTGCCGCAGCTGGGGGCTCTGGTGCTGCGCACCGAGCTTGGCGTGCTAGCGGTCTCGCCCGGTGAGATCGCGGTCATTCCACGCGGCATCAAGTTCCAGGTGCGGCTGGCCCAGGGCTGTGACGCGGCCAGGGGCTATGTCGGTGAGAACTACGGAAGCCCGCTGGAGCTGCCGGGCCTTGGGCCGATTGGCGCCAACGGCCTGGCTAACCCGCGGGACTTCCTGAGCCCGGTGGCCGCCTATGAAGAGCTGCCGGGCGACTTCGAGCTGGTGGCCAAGTTCGGCGGCGGCTTCTGGGCGAGCCGGCTCGATCATTCGCCGTTGGACGTGGTGGCCTGGCACGGCAATTACGCGCCCTACAAGTACGACCTGGCGCGCTTCAACACCGTTAATTCGGTGAGTTTCGACCACCCGGACCCCTCGATCTTCACCGTGCTGACATCAATTTCCGACACCCCGGGCATGGCCAATCTCGACTTCGTGATCTTCCCGCCGCGCTGGATGGTCGCCGAACGGACCTTCCGTCCGCCGTACTTCCATCGCAACCTGATGAGCGAGTTCATGGGACTGATCGAGGGTGTCTACGACGCCAAGGCGGAGGGGTTTTCCCCCGGCGGTGCCAGCCTGCACAACTGCATGTCGCCTCACGGCCCGGACGTGGCGACCTTCGAGGCCGCCAGCGCCGCTGAGCTGTCACCGCAGTATCAGGGCGAGACCCTGGCCTTCATGTTCGAGAGTCGCTACGTCTTCCAGCCGACCGGGGCAGCGCTTGCCGCCGACTTTCGTCAGCGGGACTACGTCGACGTCTGGAAGGGCCTTGCCTCTCATTTCGACCCGACATCGCCCTGAGCTTGGGCAGGCTGCTCACGGCGATACCCAACCTTTCCTCTTCAGCGTATCACCCTCACCACAGGATCTTTTCCATGAAACTTGCCACCCTGAACAGCGGCCGCGACGGCGAACTGGTCGTGGTTTCCCGTGACCTGACACGCGCCGTGCGCGCTACCGACATCGCGGCCACCCTGCAGCAGGCCATCGAGGCCTGGGATACGCTCGCCCCGCGCCTTGAGGCCCGTTATTCAGCCCTTAACGATGGCACCGCCGAGGGCGATTTCGCCCTCGAGGTGGCCGCCCTGCATTCGCCGCTGCCGCGAACCTATCAATGGGCCGATGGTTCTGCCTATCTCAACCACGTGCAACTGGTGCGTCAGGCTCGCGGTGCCGAGATGCCCGAGACCTTCTGGACCGATCCGCTGATGTATCAGGGCGGTGGCGATCATTTCCTGGCGCCGACCGAGGACATCGAGGCGATCAGCGAGGAGCACGGCATCGACTTCGAGGGCGAGATCGCGGTGATCACCGATGACGTGCCCATGGCGGTGACCCCGGAGGTCGCCTCAGGCCACATCAAGCTGATCATGCTGGTCAATGACGTCAGCCTGCGCGGCCTGATTCCCGGCGAGCTTGCCAAGGGGTTCGGCTTCTTCCAGGCCAAGCCGGCCTCCAGCTTCTCGCCGGTCGCCGTGACCCCGGACGAACTGGGCGACGCCTGGCAGAGCGGTCGCGTGCACCTACCGCTTAGCGTGCACCTCAACGACGACGCCTTCGGTGTGCCCGAGGCCGGTCCGGACATGATCTTCGGTTTCCCCGAACTCGTCGCCCACGCTGCCCGCACGCGCCACCTCGGCGCCGGTGCGGTGATCGGCTCCGGCACCGTCTCCAATCCGGATGCCGACGGCGGGCCGGGCAAGCCGATGCGTGACGGCGGCGTGGGCTACAGCTGCCTGGCCGAAGTGCGCATGGTCGAGAAGATCCTGTACGACGAGGTGAAGACGCCCTTCATGCGTTTTGGTGATCGGGTGCGCATCGAGATGTTCGACCGCGACGGTCAGAGCATCTTCGGCGCCATCGACCAACAGGTGGTGAAGTACCAGCCGCAGTGAGCGGATGACCCGAGAGGACAAAGATCATGACGCTTTACGGCTATTACCGCTCCTCGGCGGCCTATCGGGTGCGCATTGCCCTGAACCTCAAGGGGCTCGATATCGCCCAGGTGCCGGTCGACCTGGCCGGCGGCGCGCAGCGCGAGGAGAGCTTTCGGGCGATCAACCCGCAAGGGCTGGTGCCGGTGCTCGAGACCGACGACGGCGAGCGGCTGACGCAGTCGCTTGCGATCTGCGAGTATCTAGACGAGCGCTATCCCTCGTCACCGGCCCTGCTGCCGGAAGACGCCGCCGGACGCGCGCGGGTGCGCGGGCTTGCCCAGCTGATCGCAAACGAGATCCATCCGCTCAACAACCTGCGGGTGCTCAGGTATCTGATCGGCGATCTCGAACTGGATGAAGATGCCAAGCTTGGCTGGTATCGCCACTGGGTGGCAGAGGGCTTCACGGCGCTCGAGGCCATGCTCGAAAACGACCAGACCGGGCGTTGCTGCCACGGCGATACGCCCACCCTCGCCGATATCTGCCTGGTGCCTCAGGTCTATAACGCTGAGCGCTTCGACTGTGATCTCTCCGCCTATCCGCGCCTTCGCGCCGTCGCCGAATACTGTCGCGGGCTGCCCGCCTTCGAACAGGCGAGCCCGTCGCGACAGCCCGATGCACGCTAAGCCGAAGCGAGCAAGCAAGCGCGGTGACCGTGCCAAGGGCATCACGGGTCGCGAAGCGCACGCCTTGAGCACTGCATCTGTAAGCGGTTTCTGTAAATAGTGGCCTTTGGCGTGCTACGGGCGACTCGCGTTACTGTCCGTCGGCGCCACTTGACGTTATGCTGTGAGACAACCGCCGCCGCCGCGGCGCGTGTCTCACAGCTAGGAGAAATACATGCAGATTAGGACGCTGCTGGCCGGGACCTTCATGCTTGCCTCTCTGGCAGGCTGTGCCACCGGTCAGATGGATCAGACCGGTGGAGAAGTCATTGATCAAGTGGCGCATTACGAGGGCACTCTGCCTTGCCGTAACTGCGCCGGCATTGATATCAATGTCGAACTCGATGGCACTGAAGATGGTGCCGCCGCCGATCGCACCTTCAGCCTGAATGCCAGCTATCGCGAGCATCCGCAGAATCCGCCGGACGAGACCTATACCGGCCAGTGGAGCGTGCTCACCGGTACCCCGGTCGACCCCGAGGCTACCGTCTACGAGCTTACGCCCCAGGGCGAGGGACAGATCTATTACTTCCTCAAGATTGATCCGGACACCCTGGAGCTGATCGACCCCCAGCGTCGGCGCTTCCAGAACCGCGACATGCTGCAGCTGCAGCGCCAGACCGCCAGCCAGTAAGTCAGGCAGCGTCAATGGCATGTGAAGAGGCGGCCCGCGCGGGCCGCCTCTTTTTGTCTGGTGTCTCCTTTTGTCTGAGCCTGTTTTGCCCAACGCCTCGGGCGCACACGTCGCATCGCGTGCCCCGGCTGGTAGAATAGGGCCTTTTATCCGGTGGAGCCTGGCATGGCCAAAGCGAAGAGTGCGTTCGTCTGCACCGAGTGCGGTGCCGAATATCGCAAGTGGCAGGGCCAGTGCACCAGCTGTCGCGAGTGGAACTCGCTGAGCGAGGTGCGCCTGGCCCCGGCCCGTCCCGGCGCCGCGCCTAGCGCAAGTGGCGGGCGCAGCGGCTATGCCGGCGGCGTCTCCCGGGATGTCACCGATCTGGCGTCGGTAGACCTGACCGAAGTGCCCAGGCTTTCCTCCACCTTCGGCGAGTTCGACCGGGTGCTGGGCGGCGGCCTGGTGCCGGGCTCGGCGGTGCTGCTGGGCGGCCACCCAGGCGCCGGCAAGTCGACCCTTTTGCTGCAGACCGCCTGCAAGCTGGCCCAGGAGCGCTCCTCGCTGTATGTCACCGGTGAGGAATCACTGTCGCAGGTCGCGATGCGCGCCCAGCGCCTTCAACTGCCGACTCAGGGTCTCAAGATGCTCGCCGAGACCAGCGTCGAGACGATTCTCGGCGTCGCCGAGCGCGAGCGCCCTGAAGTGCTGATCATCGACTCCATCCAGACCATGCACCTCGAGGACATCGCCTCGGCCCCCGGCGGCGTGGCCCAGGTACGCGAGTCCGCGGCGGCGCTGACCCGCTTTGCCAAGCAGTCCAACACGGTGCTGCTGCTGGTCGGTCACGTCACCAAGGACGGCAGCCTGGCCGGGCCCAAGGTGCTAGAGCACATGATCGATGCCTCGTTGCTGCTTGAGGGCGGTGCCGACTCGCGCTTTCGCACCTTGCGTGGCCAGAAGAACCGCTTCGGTGCGGTCAACGAGCTCGGTGTCTTTGCCATGCTCGAGCACGGCATGAAGGAAGTGAAGAACCCCAGCGCCATCTTCCTGTCGCGCAGCGAAGAGCAGGCCTCAGGTAGCCTGGTGATGGTGGTCTGGGAAGGCACGCGGCCGATCCTGGTCGAGGTGCAGGCGCTGCTCGACGACTCGCCGCTGGGTAACCCGCGTCGCATCGCCGTGGGGCTAGACGGTAACCGGCTGTCGATGCTGCTGGCGGTGTTGCATAAGCACGGCGGGCTCTTCACCGGCGATCAGGACGTCTTCCTCAACGTCGTCGGTGGGGTCAAGGTGCTGGAGACCAGCGCCGACCTGGCCGTGCTGCTGGCGGTGGTCTCCAGCCTTCAGAACCGCCCGCTGCCCCGCGAGCTGGTCGTGTTTGGCGAGGTTGGGCTGTCCGGCGAGATTCGCCCGGTGCCGAGCGGCCAGGAGCGGATCGTCGAGGCCGCCAAGCACGGCTTCACCCGCGCCATCGTGCCCCGCGGCAACGCCCCCAAGAACTCGCCGCCCGGCATGGAAGTGGTCGCCGTCGACAAGCTGGCCGACGCCCTCGAAGCCCTGTGATACCGGCCCTTGAGAGGTAGGCCCCTTGAGCGATAGAACCCATGGTGGCCGACGCCCGACATTGAAAACGCCTTCAGCAAGGAGATCGTGATGAGTGCGATTCGTCTGACCGAATACAGCCGCGGCGCGGGCTGCGGCTGCAAGATTGCCCCCGACGTGCTCGACGGCATCCTCGCCAAGGCCGGGCCTGCTACCAGTCACTCGCGGCTGATCGTCGGCAATCAGGGGCGTGAGGATGCCGCCGTCTACGACCTGGGCGACGGGCGAGGGATGATCGCTACCACCGACTTCTTCACGCCGATCGTCGATGACCCCTTCGATTTCGGCCGCATTGCCGCCATCAACGCCATCAGCGACGTCTATGCCATGGGCGGCAATCCGGTGATGGCGCTGGGCATCCTCGGCTGGCCGCTGGACAAGCTCGGCGCCCATATCGCCGGCGACGTGGTGGCCGGCGCCCAGGCGGTGTGCCGCGAGCACGGCATGGCGCTGGCCGGCGGGCACTCGATCGATTCGCCGGAGCCGATCTTCGGCCTGGCCGTCAACGGCCTGGTGGATC
Above is a window of Halomonas sp. I5-271120 DNA encoding:
- the hmgA gene encoding homogentisate 1,2-dioxygenase, which codes for MSASSNELSYQSGFRNHFASEALPDALPKGQNSPQRCPYGLYAEQLTGSAFTSPRHQNLRSWLYRIRPSVAQSGYRRLPEGRVATAPLAGQADPNQMRWDPMPLPEVPTDFIDGLETLAANGDAAAQVGCGVHLYACNRDMTERFFYDADGELLIVPQLGALVLRTELGVLAVSPGEIAVIPRGIKFQVRLAQGCDAARGYVGENYGSPLELPGLGPIGANGLANPRDFLSPVAAYEELPGDFELVAKFGGGFWASRLDHSPLDVVAWHGNYAPYKYDLARFNTVNSVSFDHPDPSIFTVLTSISDTPGMANLDFVIFPPRWMVAERTFRPPYFHRNLMSEFMGLIEGVYDAKAEGFSPGGASLHNCMSPHGPDVATFEAASAAELSPQYQGETLAFMFESRYVFQPTGAALAADFRQRDYVDVWKGLASHFDPTSP
- a CDS encoding MarR family winged helix-turn-helix transcriptional regulator, with amino-acid sequence MPSRSHNPKLPDSTPDSSASDGSVTDDSVSDGSVSDDSAPRDERPELDLGQFLPYRLNSLADRISQALSRIYGERFGITIAEWRVLAWLSHREELTAKQIGEHTRMDKAKVSRAIQALESRALIRRTQSAQDQRVHYLHLTQEGEALLSELIPQARAWETELLATLSSGEYRDLLNTMSKLERQLTRLER
- a CDS encoding copper resistance protein NlpE N-terminal domain-containing protein, encoding MQIRTLLAGTFMLASLAGCATGQMDQTGGEVIDQVAHYEGTLPCRNCAGIDINVELDGTEDGAAADRTFSLNASYREHPQNPPDETYTGQWSVLTGTPVDPEATVYELTPQGEGQIYYFLKIDPDTLELIDPQRRRFQNRDMLQLQRQTASQ
- the radA gene encoding DNA repair protein RadA yields the protein MAKAKSAFVCTECGAEYRKWQGQCTSCREWNSLSEVRLAPARPGAAPSASGGRSGYAGGVSRDVTDLASVDLTEVPRLSSTFGEFDRVLGGGLVPGSAVLLGGHPGAGKSTLLLQTACKLAQERSSLYVTGEESLSQVAMRAQRLQLPTQGLKMLAETSVETILGVAERERPEVLIIDSIQTMHLEDIASAPGGVAQVRESAAALTRFAKQSNTVLLLVGHVTKDGSLAGPKVLEHMIDASLLLEGGADSRFRTLRGQKNRFGAVNELGVFAMLEHGMKEVKNPSAIFLSRSEEQASGSLVMVVWEGTRPILVEVQALLDDSPLGNPRRIAVGLDGNRLSMLLAVLHKHGGLFTGDQDVFLNVVGGVKVLETSADLAVLLAVVSSLQNRPLPRELVVFGEVGLSGEIRPVPSGQERIVEAAKHGFTRAIVPRGNAPKNSPPGMEVVAVDKLADALEAL
- a CDS encoding AEC family transporter produces the protein MIAQILATLLPVFLIAGCGTLYGRYRSPDIRGLNTLNMELFVPMLVFAVLADQQAPLQDYAALALAAAVVVLGSGLVLWPLARWLRLDLKTFLPPMMFNNSGNMGIPLIVLAFGDQALPAAVVLFIVEMLLHFSVGLYMLSPHTPLWRLLRMPIVLASLAGLAFNLGGIPLPGWLLEALDMLGGVCIPLMLFALGVRMLDIDFSDWKTGVLGAVLCPLSGLVLAAPMIVWLDLSGLQAASLWVFAALPPAVLNYLVAEQYRQEPHKVASLVLIGNLGSLVVMPLVLGLVFSYQLVTPAGAG
- the maiA gene encoding maleylacetoacetate isomerase, producing MMTLYGYYRSSAAYRVRIALNLKGLDIAQVPVDLAGGAQREESFRAINPQGLVPVLETDDGERLTQSLAICEYLDERYPSSPALLPEDAAGRARVRGLAQLIANEIHPLNNLRVLRYLIGDLELDEDAKLGWYRHWVAEGFTALEAMLENDQTGRCCHGDTPTLADICLVPQVYNAERFDCDLSAYPRLRAVAEYCRGLPAFEQASPSRQPDAR
- a CDS encoding fumarylacetoacetate hydrolase family protein, whose product is MKLATLNSGRDGELVVVSRDLTRAVRATDIAATLQQAIEAWDTLAPRLEARYSALNDGTAEGDFALEVAALHSPLPRTYQWADGSAYLNHVQLVRQARGAEMPETFWTDPLMYQGGGDHFLAPTEDIEAISEEHGIDFEGEIAVITDDVPMAVTPEVASGHIKLIMLVNDVSLRGLIPGELAKGFGFFQAKPASSFSPVAVTPDELGDAWQSGRVHLPLSVHLNDDAFGVPEAGPDMIFGFPELVAHAARTRHLGAGAVIGSGTVSNPDADGGPGKPMRDGGVGYSCLAEVRMVEKILYDEVKTPFMRFGDRVRIEMFDRDGQSIFGAIDQQVVKYQPQ